From Erigeron canadensis isolate Cc75 chromosome 5, C_canadensis_v1, whole genome shotgun sequence:
CAGAGCTAGAGTAGCATCATGTCCGAAAAGGAACTTGTTGTTCAAAGTGAACCCAATTGGAATAATAGCACTATACCCGGACAACACATGTAGTTTCATCCACGAACTATCCACCTTATACTTATCCATCACCCACACCTCACACCTTTCACCCTGCTCACGAATGCAGGATATCACACAAAGCTTTCGGGACAAAACTCCCAAAGCAATGTCTCGATTATTGCTTTTTTGTACACAGTCTGGAAGCAATATCTCACTAAAAGTTTCGAGATTCAAATCAAATGCCAAAATGGTTTAGAGCATGCAGTCGGTATCAATATAACAAAGCCAATGAACATACATGGCCATCATATCCATCCACA
This genomic window contains:
- the LOC122601893 gene encoding uncharacterized protein LOC122601893, which produces TILAFDLNLETFSEILLPDCVQKSNNRDIALGVLSRKLCVISCIREQGERCEVWVMDKYKVDSSWMKLHVLSGYSAIIPIGFTLNNKFLFGHDATLALYDPNAAASKLFKATKPVYSSTKVALYVDSLVWPVPARNVIARN